One Lycium barbarum isolate Lr01 chromosome 5, ASM1917538v2, whole genome shotgun sequence genomic window carries:
- the LOC132640569 gene encoding uncharacterized protein LOC132640569 isoform X1, with translation MLRELWIKLNDCILSSGIGEFAVITGLKCVEDDATMYDKPNTSSLMEMYFSGNISITREQLLTRFKEKEWKSDDDAFKMGLMVFIHHFLFSDTNDHSITKADFDIVESGEYQTYARGKKCFEEILKTTRDKQCEFLTMYRIGGFPLALQTWFFKCCSTVDKMLAVRVGNNVPRILNWKVIDSPTYTFLTDDVLMPSIDKMKYCNISPTTEEKIHLKIAAFFEDINADHVSSQGLPIFQNEDSNIAPLPLSQNIEQPKQPHSQNKEQQPVLRRDPFRRSDGLTAEVAQLRSDVSKLTGKVEALNTYIVYSFGIIFKHLKIKQPSD, from the exons ATGTTAAGAGAGTTGTGGATTAAACTCAACGATTGTATATTGAGTTCTGGTATTGGAGAGTTTGCTGTTATTACGGGTTTGAAGTGTGTTGAAGATGATGCAACTATGTATGACAAACCAAACACCAGTAGCTTGATGGAAATGTATTTTTCAGGAAACATATCAATAACGAGGGAGCAGTTGCTTACTCGCTTTAAGGAAAAGGAATGGAAGTCGGATGATGATGCATTCAAGATGGGTTTGATGGTATTCATCCACCATTTCTTATTCTCGGATACTAATGATCACTCTATCACCAAAGCAGATTTTGATATTGTTGAAAGTGGCGAATATCAGACTTATGCTCGGGGGAAAAAATGCTTTGAAGAGATTCTCAAAACAACAAGAGATAAACAGTGTGAGTTTTTGACAATGTACAGGATTGGAGGGTTTCCGCTTGCACTACAGACTTGGTTTTTTAAATGTTGCTCTACAGTCGATAAAATGCTCGCTGTTCGTGTTGGCAATAATGTGCCACGTATTCTTAACTGGAAAGTGATTGATTCTCCGACGTATACGTTCTTGACTGATGATGTGCTCATGCCTAGTATCGACAAA ATGAAGTACTGCAACATTTCTCCTACCACTGAGGAAAAAATACACTTGAaaattgctgcattctttgaagATATCAATGCCGACCATGTTTCTTCACAGGGTTTGCCCATTTTTCAGAATGAAGATTCTAACATTGCACCCCTACCACTTTCTCAGAATATAGAGCAGCCTAAACAACCTCATTCTCAGAATAAGGAGCAACAACCTGTATTGAGACGCGATCCTTTCAGGAGAAGTGATGGGTTGACGGCTGAAGTTGCTCAGTTGAGGAGTGACGTCTCAAAG CTTACTGGTAAAGTTGAGGCGCTCAACACTTACATTGTATattcctttggaatcatattCAAGCATTTGAAAATTAAGCAACCGAGTGATTAA
- the LOC132640569 gene encoding uncharacterized protein LOC132640569 isoform X2 — translation MGLMVFIHHFLFSDTNDHSITKADFDIVESGEYQTYARGKKCFEEILKTTRDKQCEFLTMYRIGGFPLALQTWFFKCCSTVDKMLAVRVGNNVPRILNWKVIDSPTYTFLTDDVLMPSIDKMKYCNISPTTEEKIHLKIAAFFEDINADHVSSQGLPIFQNEDSNIAPLPLSQNIEQPKQPHSQNKEQQPVLRRDPFRRSDGLTAEVAQLRSDVSKLTGKVEALNTYIVYSFGIIFKHLKIKQPSD, via the exons ATGGGTTTGATGGTATTCATCCACCATTTCTTATTCTCGGATACTAATGATCACTCTATCACCAAAGCAGATTTTGATATTGTTGAAAGTGGCGAATATCAGACTTATGCTCGGGGGAAAAAATGCTTTGAAGAGATTCTCAAAACAACAAGAGATAAACAGTGTGAGTTTTTGACAATGTACAGGATTGGAGGGTTTCCGCTTGCACTACAGACTTGGTTTTTTAAATGTTGCTCTACAGTCGATAAAATGCTCGCTGTTCGTGTTGGCAATAATGTGCCACGTATTCTTAACTGGAAAGTGATTGATTCTCCGACGTATACGTTCTTGACTGATGATGTGCTCATGCCTAGTATCGACAAA ATGAAGTACTGCAACATTTCTCCTACCACTGAGGAAAAAATACACTTGAaaattgctgcattctttgaagATATCAATGCCGACCATGTTTCTTCACAGGGTTTGCCCATTTTTCAGAATGAAGATTCTAACATTGCACCCCTACCACTTTCTCAGAATATAGAGCAGCCTAAACAACCTCATTCTCAGAATAAGGAGCAACAACCTGTATTGAGACGCGATCCTTTCAGGAGAAGTGATGGGTTGACGGCTGAAGTTGCTCAGTTGAGGAGTGACGTCTCAAAG CTTACTGGTAAAGTTGAGGCGCTCAACACTTACATTGTATattcctttggaatcatattCAAGCATTTGAAAATTAAGCAACCGAGTGATTAA
- the LOC132640570 gene encoding uncharacterized protein LOC132640570, whose protein sequence is MCYSQFMLIRGKSKLRHWVLGVFTFSDWCIHVYDSQCDSKNDKLVMKTLVPYKTLLPYFLEKSKFNVKRGIDKTQSDALLINLVNNLPQQIKSDCGVFVAVFVNYFVHRKEIKKDNIDIEIHHTRYGSLLWDYGRKEQKAVGLKKLLADGLGGRRGNVRKSRGCI, encoded by the exons ATGTGTTATTCCCAATTTATGCTGATCAGGGGAAAATCTAAATTGAGACATTGGGTTTTAGGTGTCTTTACCTTCAGTGATTGGTGTATCCATGTGTACGACTCCCAATGTGATTCAAAAAATGATAAACTTGTTATGAAAACTCTGGTACCTTACAAAACATTGCTACCGTACTTCCTAGAAAAGTCCAAATTCAATGTTAAGAGGGGCATTGACAAAACTCAAAGTGATGCTTTGCTGATAAATCTGGTTAATAACCTGCCACAACAAATCAAGAG TGATTGTGGAGTTTTTGTTGCTGTCTTTGTTAATTATTTCGTGCATCGTAAAGAAATCAAAAAAGACAATATTGACATTGAGATACATCACACCAGGTATGGATCCCTATTGtgggattatggaagaaaagaaCAAAAGGCTGTGGGACTAAAGAAGTTACTGGCAGATGGTTTgggaggaagaagaggaaacgTGAGGAAAAGTAGGGGCTGCATATAA
- the LOC132639250 gene encoding uncharacterized protein LOC132639250: MCIVSDRHEGILNATTTVYPEIPHCFCIFHLWGNISNQFKKYKDQLHDLFYVMANACTIQKFEHFMTEISKIDERVPGYLHEIGYERWSMLHSKVKRSMVMTLNIAQSINSSNKRARDMPIIHVLEFMIKLIQQWNYHSRKKAMKSSAALGKNYDKLIGVNLLAAQKMTPFEIEIVMVRPATDKLYTVFEGVKRNIVCLEDGICSCGRFQMDGVPCPHALAVIKLNKLTPADYCSFYYRRNHIFAT; encoded by the exons ATGTGTATAGTTTCAGACAGACACGAGGGAATCTTGAACGCCACAACAACTGTATATCCAGAAATTCCACATTGTTTCTGTATATTTCACTTGTGGggaaacatatcaaatcaatTCAAGAAATATAAGGACCAGCTACATGACCTCTTCTATGTTATGGCTAATGCTTGCACCATTCAGAAATTTGAACACTTTATGACGGAAATATCTAAAATTGATGAGAGGGTGCCTGGTTACTTGCATGAAATTGGGTACGAAAGGTGGTCTATGTTACACTCAAAAGTGAAAAGATCGATGGTCATGACTTTGAATATTGCACAGTCGATTAATTCATCAAACAAACGTGCTAGAGACATGCCAATAATCCATGTGCTGGAGTTCATGATAAAATTGATACAACAATGGAATTACCATAGTCGGAAAAAAGCAATGAAATCGTCCGCTGCGCTTGGCAAAAATTATGACAAACTCATTGGGGTTAATCTGCTTGCGGCACAGAAAATGACG CCTTTTGAGATTGAGATAGTGATG GTAAGGCCTGCTACAGACAAGTTGTACACTGTATTTGAAGGAGTAAAGAGAAACATTGTATGCCTTGAAGATGGAATATGTAGTTGTGGGCGATTCCAAATGGATGGAGTTCCATGTCCACATGCTTTGGCGGTTATAAAGCTCAACAAATTGACGCCAGCCGATTATTGCTCATTTTACTATAGAAGGAATCATATCTTTGCAACTTAG